The following proteins come from a genomic window of Trinickia caryophylli:
- a CDS encoding AI-2E family transporter, translated as MPTRHPVPSPPPVPDAKRAQRIAWFALNSALIVLALWVIRDFLVPIVWAGVITIALWPLLLRVASPRHSPAGAAAIALLLTLGVGLFVALPILFVFAQTVREAHDLIAWIKQAEASGIAVPGFLAHVPFGEQIAQWWDTNLAHGLRGSPAVEELHGPANVVKVSRRFGLVALHSLLHFGFMLLTLFVLLKAGPRLADQSRKGVRRMFGSSGEQLAVRMAAAVRGTVTGLVVVGLGEGVLIGIVYVLTGVPHAAALGLLTAVAAMVPFCAPVVFGAAGLWLFAQGDTGGAVAVLATGSIVVFVAEHFVRPLLIGSAARLPFLLVLFGILGGAQTFGFIGLFIGPSLMTALVVMWRESAR; from the coding sequence ATGCCAACCCGTCACCCCGTTCCTTCGCCGCCGCCGGTCCCCGACGCCAAAAGGGCGCAGCGCATCGCCTGGTTTGCCCTCAATAGTGCGTTGATCGTGCTGGCCCTCTGGGTCATACGCGATTTCCTCGTGCCGATCGTCTGGGCCGGTGTGATTACGATTGCCTTGTGGCCGTTGCTGCTGCGCGTGGCCAGCCCGCGGCACAGCCCGGCCGGCGCCGCCGCTATTGCGCTCTTGCTGACGCTGGGCGTCGGGCTTTTCGTCGCATTGCCGATCTTGTTCGTATTCGCGCAGACCGTGCGCGAGGCGCACGACCTGATTGCCTGGATCAAGCAGGCGGAGGCGAGCGGCATCGCGGTGCCGGGGTTTCTGGCGCATGTGCCGTTCGGGGAGCAGATCGCGCAGTGGTGGGATACGAATCTCGCACATGGGCTGCGAGGCTCCCCCGCCGTGGAAGAACTGCATGGCCCCGCCAACGTCGTGAAGGTGAGCCGGCGCTTCGGACTGGTCGCTCTGCACAGCCTGCTGCACTTCGGCTTCATGCTGTTGACATTGTTCGTACTCCTGAAGGCGGGGCCACGGCTCGCCGATCAGTCGCGCAAAGGCGTGCGGCGCATGTTCGGCAGCTCGGGCGAGCAATTGGCCGTGCGCATGGCGGCCGCGGTGCGCGGTACGGTGACGGGGCTCGTCGTCGTGGGGCTCGGCGAAGGCGTGCTGATCGGCATCGTCTATGTGCTGACGGGCGTGCCGCATGCGGCGGCGCTTGGTCTGCTAACCGCGGTGGCGGCGATGGTGCCGTTTTGCGCGCCCGTGGTGTTCGGCGCCGCGGGGCTATGGCTCTTTGCGCAAGGAGACACGGGCGGCGCCGTCGCGGTGCTCGCGACGGGCTCGATCGTCGTGTTCGTCGCGGAGCATTTCGTCCGACCGCTGCTGATCGGCAGTGCCGCGCGCCTGCCGTTCCTGCTCGTGTTGTTCGGCATTCTCGGCGGGGCGCAGACCTTCGGCTTCATCGGGCTTTTCATCGGGCCGTCGCTGATGACGGCGCTCGTCGTGATGTGGCGCGAATCGGCGCGTTGA
- a CDS encoding RNA polymerase sigma-70 factor — translation MNADSPHPSSTVASASSSDRTDPLTAFGAVRPRLFAIAYRMLGTRADADDVLQDAWLRWHQTDRAVVQSAEAWLVTIVTRLAIDRLRAAKTEREHYVGWWLPEPLVEADERTPESAAELASELSIALLWVLERLAPEERAAFLMRQAFDCDYDEIATLLGKSEAACRQMVHRATERVREQRVRFDVSKDAHRRVVERFLKAAQSGARNEIQALFADDIELVSDGGGKVPSIAKILHGAYRIANLYWATYRRLGARAVYRPARVNGEAGLLRYVDGQLESAQAFVTDGERIVAIYSVRNPDKLARIPALLR, via the coding sequence ATGAATGCCGATTCGCCCCACCCGTCGTCCACTGTCGCGTCTGCCTCCTCGTCCGATCGGACTGACCCGCTCACCGCGTTCGGTGCGGTTCGCCCGCGCCTTTTCGCCATCGCATACCGCATGCTCGGCACGCGCGCCGATGCCGACGACGTGCTCCAGGACGCCTGGCTGCGGTGGCACCAGACCGACCGCGCCGTCGTGCAATCGGCCGAGGCGTGGCTCGTGACCATCGTCACCCGCCTCGCGATCGACCGGCTGCGGGCGGCCAAGACCGAGCGCGAACATTACGTCGGCTGGTGGCTGCCCGAGCCGCTCGTCGAAGCGGACGAGCGTACGCCCGAATCAGCCGCGGAACTCGCAAGCGAGTTGTCGATCGCGTTGCTCTGGGTGCTGGAAAGGCTCGCGCCCGAAGAGCGGGCCGCTTTTCTGATGCGTCAGGCTTTCGACTGCGATTACGACGAAATAGCGACGCTGCTCGGCAAGAGCGAGGCAGCCTGCCGGCAGATGGTCCACCGCGCCACCGAGCGCGTGCGGGAGCAACGTGTGCGTTTCGACGTCTCGAAGGATGCGCACCGGCGCGTCGTCGAACGCTTCCTGAAGGCGGCGCAAAGCGGCGCCCGCAACGAAATTCAGGCGCTCTTCGCCGACGACATCGAACTCGTCAGCGACGGCGGCGGCAAGGTGCCTTCGATCGCGAAGATCCTGCACGGCGCCTATCGCATCGCCAATCTTTATTGGGCGACGTACCGGCGCCTGGGCGCACGGGCTGTCTACCGGCCTGCCCGCGTGAACGGCGAGGCAGGGCTGCTGCGATACGTCGACGGCCAGCTCGAATCCGCGCAGGCTTTCGTGACGGACGGCGAACGCATCGTCGCGATCTACAGCGTGCGCAACCCCGACAAGCTCGCGCGTATCCCGGCTCTACTCCGTTGA
- a CDS encoding aspartate carbamoyltransferase: protein MSRFSTFASVATFAAIVLGAPGGADATTARQTEVARRGTDVMPFSLAATTHVFTKTTAGGIQQVVAKHRDPKQVALIRKHLAEIAHRFSEGDFGAPERIHGKDMPGLASLRAAHPGELEIRYRDLPNGGEIAYSTHNPRLVSALHEWFDAQLSDHGHDAMAVHDPGMTHHHQADASATE, encoded by the coding sequence ATGAGTCGCTTTTCAACCTTCGCCTCGGTTGCCACGTTCGCCGCGATCGTGCTCGGCGCCCCCGGGGGCGCCGATGCAACAACGGCGCGCCAGACGGAGGTAGCGCGTCGAGGTACGGACGTGATGCCGTTCTCTCTTGCCGCTACCACCCACGTCTTTACAAAGACGACGGCCGGCGGCATTCAGCAGGTCGTCGCCAAGCATCGCGACCCGAAGCAGGTCGCGCTGATCCGCAAACATTTGGCCGAAATCGCTCACCGATTCTCGGAGGGGGATTTCGGGGCCCCGGAGCGGATTCATGGCAAGGACATGCCCGGTCTTGCGTCGCTGCGTGCCGCTCATCCGGGCGAACTGGAGATCCGCTATCGCGATCTGCCGAATGGCGGAGAAATTGCCTACAGCACGCATAATCCTCGTCTTGTCTCCGCCCTGCACGAATGGTTCGACGCCCAGCTGTCCGATCATGGTCACGATGCGATGGCGGTGCATGATCCCGGCATGACCCACCACCATCAGGCTGACGCATCGGCAACGGAATAA
- a CDS encoding S10 family peptidase codes for MTALTAMPTAALAEEETPEHASGVPADDPHASLSAPSSGAAAAQGASASVAVAVPPETSSTTEHAVRVGGRRIAYTATAGTLLLRDGKGKADASVFYVAYTAHANDPSRRPITFLFNGGPGAGSIFLLMGSVGPKRVNTSSPAPTPPAPYALRDNPDSLIDKTDLVFVDAVGTGFSRPLDAAAAKRFYGVDGDLDAFGRFIDRYLTVNQRWNSPKFLFGESYGTTRAAMLAYSLGQRHIAINGVVLLSSVLNANVHAPGYDLMDVRFLPSYAAVAWYHHKIPDVPAGGLPALLDEARAFAAGPYATALAKGDALPDAERDAVAEQLARYTGLGKRFVIEARLRIPPSLFRKELLRGETRSVGRYDGRFEGIEANDAYDSPDYDASEKYVTSAFNAAFHDHLARDLHYTAQSPYRIFNDAVLSAWNWKHHAWWGESLELPYAAGDLAEAIRRNPRLRVFSANGYFDLATPFFSTEYDLAHMGLEPSLRGNLTIAYYSSGHMVYLDNAALHALKADLARFYDAAGASMSE; via the coding sequence TTGACGGCACTGACCGCGATGCCGACTGCCGCGCTGGCTGAAGAGGAAACGCCGGAGCACGCGAGCGGCGTACCCGCGGACGACCCTCACGCGTCGCTGTCCGCACCATCGTCGGGCGCCGCCGCCGCGCAGGGCGCATCCGCTTCCGTGGCTGTGGCTGTGCCGCCCGAAACCTCGTCCACCACCGAGCATGCCGTACGCGTGGGCGGCCGACGCATCGCGTACACGGCAACGGCGGGCACATTGCTGCTGCGCGACGGCAAAGGCAAAGCCGATGCAAGCGTGTTCTACGTCGCCTATACGGCGCACGCGAACGATCCGTCCCGCCGCCCGATCACGTTTCTGTTCAACGGCGGCCCGGGTGCGGGCAGCATCTTCCTGCTCATGGGCTCGGTAGGCCCGAAGCGCGTGAACACGTCGAGCCCCGCGCCAACACCGCCTGCCCCCTATGCGCTGCGCGACAACCCCGACAGTCTCATCGACAAGACCGACCTGGTGTTCGTGGACGCGGTGGGCACGGGTTTCTCGCGGCCGCTCGATGCGGCAGCGGCCAAGCGGTTCTATGGCGTGGACGGCGACCTCGACGCGTTCGGGCGTTTCATCGACCGCTATCTGACGGTGAATCAGCGCTGGAACTCGCCGAAGTTCCTCTTCGGCGAATCGTACGGCACCACCCGGGCGGCGATGCTGGCCTACAGCCTGGGCCAGCGTCACATCGCGATCAACGGTGTCGTGCTGCTTTCCTCGGTACTGAACGCGAACGTGCATGCCCCGGGCTACGACCTCATGGACGTGCGTTTTTTGCCCTCGTATGCCGCCGTGGCCTGGTATCACCACAAGATCCCGGACGTGCCCGCGGGCGGCCTGCCGGCACTGCTCGACGAGGCGCGCGCATTCGCGGCCGGGCCCTACGCCACGGCGCTTGCCAAGGGCGACGCGCTGCCCGACGCCGAGCGCGACGCCGTCGCGGAGCAGCTCGCGCGCTACACGGGACTCGGCAAGCGCTTCGTGATCGAGGCGCGGCTACGCATCCCGCCGTCGCTCTTCAGGAAAGAACTGCTTCGCGGCGAAACGCGCAGCGTGGGCCGCTACGATGGCCGATTCGAGGGCATCGAGGCTAACGATGCATACGACTCCCCCGACTACGATGCCTCGGAGAAATATGTGACGAGTGCATTCAACGCCGCCTTCCACGATCACCTCGCGCGCGATCTGCATTACACGGCGCAGTCGCCATACCGCATTTTCAACGATGCGGTGCTCAGCGCATGGAACTGGAAGCATCACGCATGGTGGGGCGAATCGCTCGAACTGCCTTACGCCGCTGGCGATCTGGCCGAAGCGATACGCCGCAACCCTCGCCTGCGGGTGTTCTCCGCCAATGGTTACTTCGATCTCGCCACCCCGTTCTTCTCGACGGAGTACGATCTCGCCCACATGGGCCTCGAACCGTCGCTGCGCGGGAACCTGACGATCGCCTATTATTCGAGCGGCCACATGGTTTATCTCGACAATGCGGCTTTGCACGCGCTCAAAGCCGACCTCGCGCGCTTTTACGATGCAGCAGGCGCCTCGATGAGCGAATAG
- a CDS encoding arylamine N-acetyltransferase family protein: MLADNFSLRAYLARIGYDGPLDPTIDTVRAIMRRQLRSVPFENLDVQAGKVVSLVAEDIVEKIVERRRGGYCYEVNGIFAMALQALGVTYRFVAARPMTYPQRRPRTHMALVVTLGDERWLCDLGFGSHGIRAPMNFSALDTGIAQDTERYSLARIGPDVYLLRTMIDGNWANQYEFDLSAQEWVDFIPANYLNSTHPDSIFVKNLIVVQQTDAGRKILFADTFKVIAHGRTEQHRLKPPELGALIEREFGLTMPR; encoded by the coding sequence ATGCTCGCCGACAATTTTTCGCTTCGCGCGTACCTCGCGCGCATCGGCTACGACGGCCCGCTCGATCCGACGATCGACACCGTGCGGGCGATAATGCGCCGGCAGTTGCGCAGCGTACCGTTCGAGAACCTCGACGTGCAGGCTGGCAAGGTCGTCTCGCTCGTGGCGGAGGATATCGTCGAGAAGATCGTCGAGCGTCGCCGCGGCGGCTACTGCTATGAAGTGAACGGCATCTTCGCGATGGCCCTGCAGGCGCTCGGCGTGACTTATCGTTTCGTCGCAGCCCGGCCGATGACCTATCCGCAACGGCGGCCGCGCACGCACATGGCGCTCGTGGTGACGCTCGGCGACGAACGCTGGCTCTGCGATCTCGGCTTCGGCAGCCATGGCATCCGCGCACCGATGAACTTCTCGGCACTCGACACCGGGATCGCTCAGGATACCGAACGATATTCGCTCGCGCGCATCGGCCCGGACGTCTATCTGCTGCGCACGATGATCGATGGCAATTGGGCGAATCAATACGAATTCGATCTTTCCGCGCAGGAGTGGGTCGACTTCATACCGGCCAACTACCTCAATTCGACGCATCCGGACTCGATTTTCGTCAAGAACCTGATCGTCGTGCAGCAGACCGACGCCGGGCGCAAGATTCTGTTCGCCGATACCTTCAAGGTCATCGCCCACGGCCGCACCGAGCAGCACCGGCTCAAGCCGCCCGAGCTCGGCGCATTGATCGAACGCGAATTCGGTCTGACGATGCCACGATAG
- a CDS encoding carboxymuconolactone decarboxylase family protein → MTQTARVDFPKLAPKAYQNLRQLSTGLRRDLLSPRLIELVFLRVSQINGCAFCMDMHWRDLMKLEMDPRHANAVAGWREAPFFDERERAALEWAEIVTAIPASHPGDEAFARLHARFSDEEIAELAFVISTINAWNLICVSLRNPIPAKA, encoded by the coding sequence ATGACACAGACCGCTCGCGTCGATTTTCCCAAACTTGCGCCGAAGGCATACCAGAACCTGCGGCAACTCTCCACGGGGCTGCGCCGGGACCTGCTGAGCCCGCGGCTCATCGAACTCGTGTTCCTGCGCGTCTCGCAGATCAACGGCTGCGCGTTCTGCATGGACATGCACTGGCGCGATTTGATGAAGCTGGAGATGGATCCGCGGCACGCAAATGCCGTGGCGGGCTGGCGCGAAGCGCCGTTTTTCGACGAGCGAGAGCGCGCGGCGCTCGAATGGGCCGAGATCGTCACCGCGATTCCGGCCAGCCACCCGGGCGACGAAGCATTCGCCCGCCTGCATGCGCGGTTCAGTGACGAGGAAATCGCCGAGCTGGCATTCGTCATTTCGACGATCAACGCATGGAACCTGATCTGCGTCAGCTTGCGCAATCCGATTCCGGCGAAAGCTTGA
- a CDS encoding S53 family peptidase yields MEVASGEVMHIVVSMKIRDFGKLRDLANTVTRHGHPNYHRFLTPETFLERHAPTPRQIERVTAYLRQNGFVNITVSPNRLLVSADGTAGTVKAAFNTPLVHFQSNGRTVYANSAPAQVPEALGHSVLSVLGLQNVARARPLARIGPRTNASSTAVDIVMGHYPHEFPALYGASGLATASQTDIGIVTLGGTRQATADLKDFIQYNALPDVAVSTIPTGTANGDYSDDLETQLEWDLDSQSIVGAAGGRVKSLTFYAADLAAPGNTGLTQALNKVVTDNVAQVINVSLGWCEADAYADGTLAAEEQIFTTAAAQGQTFSVASGDEGVYECSNRGYPAGNRYSLSWPASSSYVIAVGGTTLHTHPDGSYARETVWNEGLDSDGKLWASTGGFSAFVPAPEWQRALGVSPTPTGRAVPDIAFDGAQSTGALILVAGNWFQVGGTSLSAPLFAGFWARLQSTHGNALGLPAPSIYRAAAADPRLVRDVTAGKNGYGGYGYRATKGWDYPTGWGSLDMARLAAYASRVPFAR; encoded by the coding sequence ATGGAGGTTGCGTCGGGCGAAGTCATGCATATCGTCGTGAGCATGAAGATTCGCGATTTCGGCAAGCTGCGCGACCTTGCCAATACGGTGACGCGGCACGGCCACCCCAACTATCACCGATTCCTCACGCCCGAGACGTTTCTCGAGCGGCATGCGCCCACGCCACGGCAAATCGAGCGTGTTACGGCGTACCTGCGGCAAAACGGCTTCGTCAACATCACCGTTTCGCCGAACCGTCTGCTGGTTTCGGCCGACGGCACGGCCGGGACGGTCAAGGCAGCCTTCAATACCCCGCTCGTTCATTTCCAGAGCAACGGCCGCACCGTCTATGCAAACAGCGCGCCTGCACAGGTGCCCGAAGCACTCGGCCACTCGGTGCTGTCGGTACTCGGCTTGCAAAACGTCGCGCGCGCTCGGCCGCTCGCACGCATCGGCCCACGCACGAACGCGTCGTCCACAGCCGTCGATATCGTCATGGGCCATTACCCGCATGAATTCCCGGCGCTGTACGGCGCAAGCGGGCTTGCGACGGCTTCGCAAACCGACATCGGCATCGTCACCCTCGGCGGCACCCGGCAGGCCACCGCCGATTTGAAGGACTTCATCCAGTACAACGCGCTGCCGGACGTCGCGGTCTCGACCATACCGACCGGCACGGCAAACGGAGATTACAGCGACGACCTGGAAACGCAACTCGAATGGGACCTCGATAGCCAAAGCATCGTCGGCGCAGCCGGAGGCCGCGTCAAATCGCTGACGTTTTACGCGGCCGATCTGGCGGCCCCAGGCAATACGGGCCTCACGCAGGCGCTCAACAAGGTCGTCACCGACAACGTGGCGCAGGTCATCAACGTGTCGCTCGGTTGGTGCGAAGCAGACGCATACGCGGACGGCACGCTCGCCGCCGAGGAACAGATCTTCACGACGGCCGCGGCGCAAGGTCAGACGTTTTCGGTCGCGTCGGGCGACGAAGGCGTGTACGAATGCAGCAACCGTGGCTATCCGGCCGGCAATCGCTACTCGCTGTCGTGGCCCGCATCGTCGTCCTACGTCATTGCCGTGGGCGGCACCACGCTTCATACGCACCCCGACGGCAGCTACGCGCGCGAAACCGTCTGGAACGAAGGGCTGGACAGCGACGGCAAGCTCTGGGCATCGACCGGCGGATTCAGTGCCTTCGTGCCGGCCCCCGAATGGCAACGCGCATTGGGAGTGAGCCCCACACCCACCGGCCGCGCCGTTCCCGACATCGCTTTCGACGGCGCACAAAGCACGGGAGCGCTCATTCTCGTGGCGGGCAATTGGTTTCAGGTCGGCGGCACGAGCCTGTCCGCACCGCTTTTCGCCGGCTTCTGGGCGCGTCTGCAATCGACGCATGGGAATGCGCTGGGCCTGCCCGCACCGAGCATTTATCGTGCGGCCGCCGCCGACCCACGGCTCGTGCGCGACGTGACCGCCGGCAAGAATGGCTATGGCGGCTACGGCTACCGTGCAACCAAGGGCTGGGACTACCCGACCGGCTGGGGTAGTCTGGACATGGCCCGGCTCGCAGCCTACGCGAGCCGGGTGCCATTCGCGAGGTAA
- the ltaE gene encoding low-specificity L-threonine aldolase yields the protein MSTPLQHDFRSDTVTRPSAAMRQAIANAEVGDDVFGDDPTVKQLEAHTAEVLGKEAALFVPSGTQSNLIALMAHCERGDEYIVGQEAHCYRWEAGGAAVLGSIQPQPVENEADGTLPLAKIEAAIKPNDPHFARTKLLALENTIGGKILPPAYVHDAVDLARGRGLACHLDGARLFNAAVALEVPAATLARPFDTVSVCLSKGLGAPVGSVLVGPGALIAKGRRLRKLLGGAMRQAGVLAAAGLYALEHNIARLALDHANAKTLARGLAAFPGISVVDPHTNIVFVEVDPRYAAAFSAHLAAHGIGITSAYGATRQRWATHLDVDGTAVERALAVAADFFAHHA from the coding sequence ATGAGCACGCCCCTACAGCACGATTTCCGCAGCGATACCGTCACGCGGCCGAGCGCCGCCATGCGCCAGGCCATCGCAAACGCCGAGGTCGGTGACGACGTATTCGGCGACGATCCGACGGTGAAGCAGCTCGAAGCGCACACCGCCGAAGTGCTGGGCAAGGAAGCCGCCCTCTTCGTGCCGTCGGGCACGCAATCGAACCTGATTGCGCTGATGGCGCATTGCGAGCGCGGCGACGAATACATCGTCGGCCAGGAGGCGCACTGCTACCGCTGGGAAGCCGGCGGTGCGGCCGTGCTCGGCAGCATCCAGCCGCAGCCGGTCGAGAACGAGGCCGACGGCACGCTGCCGCTCGCGAAGATCGAAGCGGCCATCAAGCCCAACGATCCGCACTTCGCCCGCACGAAGCTGCTCGCACTCGAGAACACGATCGGCGGCAAGATCCTGCCGCCCGCTTACGTGCATGACGCGGTCGACCTCGCGCGCGGCCGCGGCCTCGCCTGCCACCTCGACGGGGCACGCCTCTTCAACGCGGCCGTCGCGCTCGAGGTGCCGGCCGCAACGCTCGCGCGGCCCTTCGATACGGTATCCGTCTGCCTGTCGAAAGGGCTCGGCGCGCCGGTGGGCTCGGTGCTCGTCGGGCCCGGCGCGCTGATCGCCAAGGGGCGGCGCCTGCGTAAGCTGCTGGGCGGCGCGATGCGTCAGGCAGGCGTGCTCGCCGCCGCGGGGCTTTATGCACTCGAACACAATATCGCGCGGCTCGCCCTCGATCATGCGAACGCCAAGACGCTCGCACGCGGCCTGGCCGCATTCCCCGGAATCTCGGTTGTCGATCCGCACACGAACATCGTCTTCGTCGAAGTCGACCCTCGATATGCCGCGGCATTTTCGGCACATCTGGCGGCTCATGGCATCGGCATCACCTCGGCGTACGGCGCAACGCGGCAGCGCTGGGCGACGCATCTCGACGTCGACGGCACGGCGGTCGAACGCGCACTCGCGGTTGCGGCCGATTTCTTCGCCCACCACGCCTGA